GCAGAGGAAGAAAAGTTCCAAGGAAAAGCATTGTCCCTATCCCATACAAAGACTGCAATCAGTACGATAAAGGAGAAATTCAGTGAGCAACAGCTACGAAGGTTTGAAGagagttgttttggtcatctcCTACTGATTGAGGACCTGAAGTGGACTTCGCCAATTGTCCACGGCTTGTTGCTGAGGAAGGCTGATCCGAAGACAGTTTCCCAAGTGAACGGGATCAAATTCATCGTTGGCAATAAGGTGATCCAATTCACGGCGCAGCAATTTTGCATCGTGACAGGGCTAAGGTTTGGAAACCTTCCCTTTATTCCGATTCCCACTAATGAGAACTGCTCATTGAAAAGGAAGTACTTTGGCAACGATAAAACTGTCAACCTTTTGGAATTAGAAAAAGCCTTCCTCGACTGCGCTGATGCGGACGATGTATTGAAGCTCGGATTTGTATACTTTGCTGTGTTTGTGCTGTTGGGCAGTGAAAAACATGTCCACATTGACATGCGATATTTGAAGTTGGCGAAAGACCTTGAAGAGTTTGGGAAGTATCCATGGGATGCTGTGTGTTATGCCAAGACAAATGCGTCACTTCTGAGGGCACTTTGTGTAGATTAGCAGCGAGTGAAAGTGCCCAAAAAAGCTgcgaaaacaaaaaaaatctgaaaagaaagcaaagacAACGGAAACTAGGAGACCAAGAGAGTACCACCTCAAAGGTTTTTCCTTTGCACTTCAGGTAAGCAAATTTCCATTCATGTTTAAgttaaatttcatttgtttacaGTGACTGACGTTTTCTTCCTCAAACCAGATTTGGGCTTATGAGGTATTTCCAGCGTTGGCTGCACTACATTTGGTGGTGCACGAAGATAATGCGTACATCCCTCGTTTACTACATTGGAGGAGCAATAGTTCGCCGCGTTTTTATGAGCTAATGAGCCAAGTATTCGAGAACCATGAGGTTAGTTcagtttttaatgataatgttaggcatatgaaaatataatataataagttTACTGATATGTATATTGTATGTGTAAATTGCAGGTTGATGTGCAACTTCTCCGGCCATCTGTAATCGACAAGCAGCAGCCGTATTGGACTTGGGGTGACAGTGTTGACGACACTGAAGAACTTGTTGAGTTGTTTGGTGATGACGCTGAACAAAAAACCAGCACTTATGCCTctgtagaagaaaaagatgaggACATTGACGAAACTGCAAGCCTTCTGTCGTCTTCTAAGGCAAGCATTACCTTTTTTCCACTGAGTTACGCACTTGCATTATAACTGCTGTATTTGGGATATAATCTGGAAATATTGTAACACTTGCATTATAACTAAAAGCAGGGTAAACTCGCGTCCACTGAGTTACGCACTTTGAAGCATGACTTTCAAAGGACAAAGGATGATTTGGCCAAAGTAGCCAGTTCTAATCGAGCGCTTCGCAACAGAGTGCGTGAGTTGGAAGAAATGGTACGGAAGGAGTCATTGAAACGTGAAAGAGAGTTcgcaaaaaataataagtggGTGTAGGATTTCGGCAACACCCTCGCTTCCATGGAACACTATTTTAAGCTGGAGATAGAGCAGctgaaaaaatgaaatggtggGTTGAATGAAGGAGGGGAAGGACATGAGGACCTCGGTAGTCCTCATATGAATGAAGGAGGCGACAATGACTTGTCGCCATTACATGACTATGTTAGTCCGCCCACAAAACCGGCAGCAATGGAAACAAAAGTCCCCGATGATGGAACCGAACCCTCTGCAGCCATGGTCGTCGAAGAGGCAGAAATGGCTGCTTCAGTTCCTCACTTACAAGTGCATGAAGCAGCTAAGCAGGCACAATCCGAGAAGTTGCCTACCCCGAAAGATGTGGCCGGGTGTGACGAAATCTGCCAAAGACTGCTGTTTTTGTTAGAAGATTGGAAAATAACTGAGAGTATGCCATCGGTAGGTCCGATGAATCCTCCAAGTATGCCCAAAGTTAGTATGGCTGGTGATGAAGAAGGTAGTTTgagtgttgaaaaaaaaacaagtggaAGGTAAAGGGTGCAGACAGAAGCGCCCGGCCCAAACATTGTTGAGTCCATTTACTGATcctttgaagaagaagaggacgaTGAGTGTGTCGGATGCGACTGCAACCCAGCCATGTTTTGATCCATCAAAACCCCTGCCCATTGAAGATGTGAAGGCAGTAATAGAGTTTTGCATTGCCTGGAAAAACGATATCAGGTTAGGATTTCTTACCTTCGAAATCCAATCTTCATCCTATTCTAGTATGTAGTCATATAGTAATGAGAAAATGTAGAGTTTGCTTTAATATACATGTGCATATTTGTCATCAACAAACTCAGAATTATGAGAGGAGTACAAAAGTGACCGTTGCAAGTTTGCCTTTTGTAGTGCGGAGGTGCAACTGGAATCATTTTCAGTGGGTGCTGATTTTTTCTACAAACTGTTCGATGAAACGGAATGGATCAGCTCAAGGGTAATAATACACAAATATCTACTTTATTACGATCattcaattgttttctcaCCTTTTTTAAGTGTACAGTTGTATGAAATTGTGTTGATATTATATACGTCAACTTTCAGCACCTGGACATGGCAACCTTTCTCATCCGGAAAAAGGCAACTCTCTCATCCGTTGGTATTTGGAACTCACTGGACAACGGCACATCATTGCTTGTAGGTAAACATGTTACCATGTTACATTCACTGCTTCATTTGCTTTCGGTTGTCATTCTGTAATATGCCTTCATTTCAATGTGTGCAGCAATTTCTAGAGCCGTTCAAAGCGACTGCCAAGAAACGTGGATCGAAGAAGGCAGCTGCTTCAAACACCATTGACCTTCCGCCCAGCAAGCTGAACAATATACATCACTATGTGCGTGGTACGTGGCAACACGGGTATGGCCAAGCTTGGACAAAAGTCCAGAAGGTctattttccatataatctTCAAGGGTCCCACTAGGTTGCAATCGAAATTGATTTCGTCAGACATACTGCAACTGTGTATGACTCCTATGTTGCTTTTACCAAATGTTCAAAGCTGGTTACACTTCTGCACCCTATTAGCGATACGCTGGCACGAGTGCTGTACGATATGCACTTTTATGAAGATTCTGAGGTTGAAGAGGTTAAGCAAAAGGGGCTGACGATGTCGATGTTTACGCCATTCTCAGTGTGCAGCATTGCAGATGTGCCACAACAACGAGATGGGTAAGCTTTGTGAATTTAGTGCAGTTTATCCAAATTTTACATAACTGCAGTTCTAATTTCCCAACTTATTGGCCTCACAGTACGTCTTGCGGAATCTTGACCGTCAAATTCATCGAGCATCTCAGTGCTGGGATTTCGGTAGATAAAGTTTACCCTTTGAAGATCAAATATTACCGACTGAAGCTTGCAATTGAGGGTTTAAGGGGGGAGGCATATTTATGAGGTAAATGTCTTAATGTCCGTGAATTCACCTCACTTTGGACTTATGACTTGGGAATTCACTTTGCTCATTACTTATGTCAGGAACTCCTTTATATGAAGATGCAGACATAGATGCTTTACTGGGGGTACTTTATATGGTCATCCTGCCTTTTTGCTAGAGCTAGTTGGTTTAGTTATTATTGTGAGGTGTAATATTGTACAGTCTAGAAGCAGTGGCTAATTGCCTTACATGGCACACACActgtttcaattttgaagGTTAACTATTTTGTACACCtccatatataaatatagttGCTATTTATGGATGCTTTTGTAGCCATTGTTCACATTTTGTCTCTGTGGTTTTGGGAATCTGTTACTGGACTTATTGAAGCATACAATTTTGTTAACATTTCTCCATTTAGTTTTGACTTAGTTCGTTTTAAATAATTTCGGCAGCAATTCTACTTTTCTGCTTAGCTGGAGTAGGTACCAATCATCCTCTTTCATCTTGCATACTGGATTAGTTTCCTTGTGTATTTAGCTATATTCGATCTGAGTGATTGTTCTCTTTGTACAGGGTATACTAGCACCATCCTGCGTAAGAATGGTAAATTATCTGAATTGATCGGTGAACTTCAGGTAccattttcatgatttttacTCTGCTTTGCTAGTGGAACTCGCAGAACATTTGTATTTGGTGTTATTTTTGtatgagtttttaattttgtaatgcATTTGGTAAACTAGGGTTTTGATCAGTTAgatagtttatttatttaggagCTTGTGTCTTGTtgctaaaaaaattgatggatttgtgtttatttctgttttgtttgcagCCTTTGTTCAATGGAACAGGAGAACAATCAGAAGGTGACTTTTATGCGATCGCATCACAGGTATTGGAAAAACTGCTATAAATTTAGTGTCGAAGGATGCTTTATCGtgttcaatttttgttttttctaatGGATATCAATTTTCCTGTGTTACTTTCTTTTAGGTGCACCGACTGGCAGCTGAGGTCCGGCAACTTGGCTCGTCACGACAGATAACCGTCCTGAAGGGGAATGACAGCCAAATTGGTATCTTACTTTCTCTTATGTGTTCAAATGAATTCTTAGCATGCTTTGTGCCTTTTCCTCTTGCTTATAACCACTAAATTAATGCATGGTCCTGCCCTTACTTTTTGGTTAAGTTCTAAAACTTCTATTCCTTACACGTATGTATTTCATAATGCAATAGAAACATTTTATAATTGGTTATCtgttttcattgatttttttaataggttTGACATCACTAATAATGCCAGCAGCTACCTTGGGGGCATTGGGTTATGGTTACATGTGGTGGAAGGTATCCAGATGATATAtgtatgtttatattatttcatccattggttCTGTGAGTTGTTGTCTTCTTTAAGCAAATCTAATATTTCCTCTTCACAAATGGTTAGGGTCTAAAATTCTCAGATCTTATGTATGTGACAAAGCGTAGTATGACTGCTGCTATTTTAAACTTGCATACACATCTGGAGAGCGTGACAGAGGCTATTGCTGTAAGTTTCTTTTCGGCTGTctatgccaaaaaaaaaatatatatatatatatatatcctgtTTTGTTTGAGTTTCTGTTTATGGGACCATGTTTGTTCCCAACATCAAATAGATTTACAGCACTCATCAATATTACTTATAGAATTTGTTTAAACAATTGAAATGACCGTATTAAACATTCTTATGCTGGACAGAACACAAAGAAGCACCTGACAAAGAGAGTCCAGAATTTGGACGATAAATTGCTGGAGCAGAAAGAGATCTCAAAGTCGATTCTGGAGAATGTATGTCATTTTCTGCATATTATGAGCTTTTAGTTCTTCATTCATAAatgcaaattaaaaaacttCTAGTTTGATGAGGCTTAAGCAAAAACTTCTGACATTATCAATATGGAACTAATAGGATGAATGTCACAGCTGGTTAGGTATCCACTATCCATATGTGATGTGCCATGCCTTTAAAAGTATGCAATTTAGTATTTTAAAATCCTGCATTTCAATTGAATGTAAATGGAGTCTTGTAGCATACGAAATATATTTTCGGCATCATCTCTAAATTTTGTTACAAATTGTGAAACAGGTTGGTGATACGAAAGGAAGTATTGAGGAACTTTACGTTACCGTGACTGAGTTGCAAAGTGCGCTTACTGATTTGGTGAGTTCTGCTTCAACATGTATTGGTGTAGGCCAAATTTGGTATTTTTGGGAATTCCTAGAGTTTTACATTACATGCGCTCTCTCAGTTTTTTACTTTCCCCTTATTTACTAATTTTCCTTTACATCACTCTCTCTGAGacaaatttttgtttgaatttgtaGCAACTTATCTTACTTTTCCATTTTGCAGGATTACAAGCTAGGTTCCTTTTCAGGAAAGCAGGTAAAACAGCTTTATTTTTGTTCGAATAGAGAAGCCATAATTAATTGATGAGAAAGTGTAGTATTTATTAGAAGCCATAATTAATGTGCATATAACTCTGTTCTTTCACCAGTCTGTAAGTAAAGATATGTCTTTGCTTTGGAGTACTTGCAGTGGCTGTTGCATTTATTTCGATACACACATCACTTTATTTATCTGCTTAAGGTTGTACTGATGGAAATGCCTCGTGCAGGATGTTTCAAATCTTGGTCTTTTCTACCTCGTCAACTTTGTTGAGGGAAAACAAGGTGAAAATGCCTCAGCAGGTTTGTACCTGTCAGTGTATGGATTTAAATGTGTTATTGACTCTTCAACtttcataatatttttatattgtgaaaaatgaaaagattatGTTCATTGTATCAAAGTTACCTGTAAGTAATAAGATCAAGTCGTAGTGAAAGATAAGCCCCTGCCATCATTTAATCTCGCTCTGTTCTTTACCTTTTACTGAGGCCCTCATTATAGTCTCTTATGTAGTGTTTTTTGGTATATATGATCACTGctctaattaatttttctaCTTGCAGACGAAACTTAAACTTACTGGGAATCCACGTCGTCGTTTAGTGACATATTCAGAAACTCAGAGTCTG
This Prunus dulcis unplaced genomic scaffold, ALMONDv2, whole genome shotgun sequence DNA region includes the following protein-coding sequences:
- the LOC117613331 gene encoding uncharacterized protein LOC117613331; translated protein: MPAATLGALGYGYMWWKGLKFSDLMYVTKRSMTAAILNLHTHLESVTEAIANTKKHLTKRVQNLDDKLLEQKEISKSILENVGDTKGSIEELYVTVTELQSALTDLDYKLGSFSGKQVKQLYFCSNREAIIN